The region TGAGCAAAACAGCTAAAATTATATATACAAAAACAGATGAAGCTCCAGCTTTAGCAACCCGTTCTTTCTTGCCAATTGTAAAAGCATTCACAAAATCTTCTAACATAGAATTTGAAGTTAAAGATATTTCTTTAGCAGCTAGAATTCTTGCAAATTTTTCTGATTATTTAACAGAAGAACAAAAAGTTGAAGATGCTTTAGTTATTTTGGGAGATTTAGTTAAAAATCCAGAAGCAAATATTATAAAATTACCAAATATTAGCGCTTCCGTAGCACAATTAAAGGCAGCTATTGATGAATTACAAACCTTAGGGTATGCTTTACCTAATTTCCCTGAAGATCCTGAAACAGAGGAAGAAAAAAATATTTTAGCAACGTATAACAAAGTAAAAGGTTCTGCCGTAAATCCAGTCTTAAGGGAAGGAAATTCAGACAGAAGAGCTCCAAAAGCTATTAAAAATTACGCTCGTAAAAACCCACATTCTATGGGTTCTTGGAGCCCAGATTCTAAATCGCATGTAGCAACCATGTCTACTGGTGATTTTTTTAGTAACGAGAAATCGATTACTATAAAAAAACCTACATCTATAAGCATACAGCATATTGCAGAAAACGGCGCAGTAAAAGTTTTAAAAGAAAGCTTTGCCTTATTAGAAGGAGAAATTATTGATGCTACTATAATGAGTAAGAAAGCATTAATCGATTTTTTAGAAGAAGAATATGAAGATTCTTTAGATAAAAATGTATTGTTTTCGTTGCACATGAAAGGTACAATGATGAAAGTAAGTGACCCTATAATTTTTGGTCATGCAGTAAAAGTATTTTTCTCTGACCTATTTAAAAAACATGGAAAGACTTTTAAAAAAATCGGTGTTGATGTTAATAATGGTCTTGGAAATCTGCTCAGTAAATTAAGTGAATTACCAAAAGAAAAACGAGATGAAATTAGAGAAGATTTAAGATATGCTTTTGATCACGGCCCTGAAATAGCGATGGTAAATTCTGATAGAGGAATTACTAATTTGCATGTACCTTCAGACATCATTATAGATGCTTCTATGCCTGCCATGATAAGAACTTCTGGTAAAATGTACAATTCACACGGAAAATTACAAGATACCAAAGCAATTATTCCTGATAGTTCTTATGCCGGAATTTATGCAGCGACGATAGATTTTTGTAAAAAGAACGGCGCTTTTGATCCCACAACTATGGGAACAGTTCCTAATGTTGGTTTAATGGCTCAAAAAGCAGAGGAATATGGTTCTCATGATAAAACTTTTGAAATTGCAAAAGCAGGAAAAGTAATTGTGGTAGATGATACCACCGGAAAAACTTTAATAGAGCATGCCGTAGAAGAAGGAGACATTTGGAGAATGTGCCAAACGAAAGATTTACCAATTCAAGATTGGGTAAAATTAGCAGTTACAAGAGCAAGAGCTTCTAAAACTCCCGCGGTTTTTTGGTTAGATAAAGACAGAGGTCATGATGCAGAAGTGATTAAAAAAGTTAAAAAATATTTACAAAATCATGATACCGATGGTTTAGATATCCGAATTTTATCACCGATAAAAGCTACCGAGTTTACCCTAGAAAGAATTGTAAAAGGACAAGATACGATTTCTGTTTCGGGTAATGTTTTGCGTGATTATTTAACAGACTTATTCCCTATTTTAGAAGTAGGTACTTCTGCTAAAATGTTATCAATAGTTCCTTTAATGAATGGTGGCGGTTTGTTTGAAACTGGCGCTGGTGGTTCTGCTCCAAAACATGTACAACAATTTTTAGAAGAAAACCATTTACGTTGGGATTCTTTAGGTGAATTTTTAGCACTAGCAGTTTCTCTAGAACATTTAGGAAACACCACGAATAATCCAAAAGCGCTCGTGTTGGCAGAAACCTTAGACGAGGCAACGGATACGTTTTTAGAACATAATAAATCACCATCAAGAAAGGTAGGTGAAATAGATAATAGAGGTTCTCATTTTTATTTAGCATTATATTGGGCTCAAGGTTTGGCGAATCAAAATAAAAACATCGAACTAAAAAATGAATTTACGAAGTTAGCAGAATCTTTAAGTAAAAATGAAGATAAAATAGTTTCTGAATTAAATGAAATTCAAGGTAATCCTGTAAATATTGGAGGTTATTTTATGCCCAATGAAGAACTAGCCAACCAGGCTATGAGACCCAATAGCACTTTAAACAGTTTTTTTTAGTTAAAGTTTTACATAAATTTTCTTAAAATATTAACAAAAAGAGTGCTATTTAGCACTCTTTTTTTAGTTAGTTTTGAATCCTAATCAATCTATGAACCAATGAACAAGAAGCGTATTGCCATTTTTACTTCTATAGGATTAATTCTAATTTACTTTATTTACAGCTATTTTTCACCCGCAAAAGAAGGTGATATTTACATTACTACAAAAGTAAAAAAGGGAAATTTTATTAGTGAAGTCATTACTTCTGGCGAAGCACAATCAACTAGCCTGAAAAAAATTAACGGTCCAAGTAATCTTAGAAAATTCCGACTCAATAATATTAAAATTCAAGATTTAGTGGCTGAAGGTAGTATCGTTAAAAAAGGTGATTATGTTGGAAGGCTAGATCCTAGTGGCGTAAATGAACAAATTTTAGATGCGCAATTAAATTTAGAAACAGCCGAATCTAAATTTACACAACAACAATTAGATACGACTCTTTCATTAAAACAAGAAAGAAATGCCATAAAAGATTTACGTTTTAGTATGGAAGAAACCTCATTAGAACTAAAACAATCTATATATGAGCCACCAGCAACTATTAAAAAACTAGAAATAAATCTAGAAAAAGCTGAGAGAGATTTAAAAGAGAAGCTAGAAAACTACAAGATTAAAAAGAGACAAGCCAATGCAAAAATGGTTGAAGTAGGTACACAAGTATCTAAAATTAGAAAAAAATTAGATGATTTATTAAAATTACTAAAATCTTTTACCATTTATTCTGATGGAAATGGTATGATTACTTATGATAAAGAATGGGATGGTACCAAGAAAAAAGTAGGTTCTGATATTAGCCCTTGGAATCCTACGATTGCCAGTTTACCAGATTTAACAAAAATGGAATCTAAAACCTACGCAAATGAGGTTGATATCAGAAAAATAAAAAAAGATTTGCCTGTAAAAATTGGTTTTGATGCATTTCCTGATATAGAAATGGATGGAATTGTAACTGATGTTGCTAATGTTGGTGAAAATAAAAGAGGTTCAGATATAAAGGTTTTTCAAGTTTTGATAAAATTAAATGGATCTAATACCAATATAAGACCTGGCATGACAACCTCAAACAAAATATTAACTTTTGAAAGAAAAGATGTTTTAAGTGTTCCTTTAGAAGCTATTTTCTCTAAAGATTCAATTACCTATGTTTATAAAAAGACTGGGTTTTCTGTAGCTAAAAAACAAGTGAAGATTGGCGATTCTAATAACGACTCTGTTATAATTTTAGAAGGCTTAACAGCAGAAGATGTTGTATATTTAAACAAACCAGAAGGTTTAGATGATGATCAAATAGCAAAATTAAATTAGTTTTTTTATGATTGATAAAATCTATATAGAAAAACTAAAATCTAATTTTAGCGAAGCTGTACGTGTAATTTTAGCCAATAAAGTAAGAACCTTATTAACATCTTTAGGTATTATTTTTGGTGTTGCTGCAGTGATAACAATGCTTGCAATTGGTAGTGGTGCAGAAAAAGAAATTTTAGCACAATTAGAGTTGGTGGGTGTTAACAATATTGTTATTACCCCGATTCCGGATGAAGCAGAAAATGAGAATACTGAAGATGAAACAGATGCCGGTGGCATTTCTCCCAAAAGGTTTTCTAAAGGTTTAGATATGTTAGATGTGAATAGCATCAAAAAAAATCTGCCCTCGGTAAAAAAAATAAGTCCAGAAATTATTCTAGAAACCTACGTGATTAAAAAAGGAAGGCAAAGTCCTGTAAAATTAATTGGTGTTTCTTCAGACTTTTTTGCTACCTCAAATATCGATATTGAAAGTGGTAAAAACTTTTCTGATGCACAAATAGCGTATTCTTTACCCGTTTGTATTATTGGTAAAAAAATTGAGAAAAAACTATTTACTGGAGAAAGTGCTATTGGCAAACAAATAAAAGTGAAAGATGTTTGGTTACAAGTTATTGGTGTTATCGAAGAAAAATTTATATCAGAAAATGCTCAAGAAAATTTAGGAATTCGAGATTTAAACCAAGATGTTTATATACCCATTACTACTTTCTTAGTGCGTTATAAAGATCGTAAAATTATTAGTGATAAACCTATAGAAACTGGAGGTGGTATGATTTTTATCAGTGGAGATCAACAGGGTCCAAAAAAGAAAATTCCTAGAGGTAATTATCATCAAATCGATAAATTAACGATTCAAGTAAATAATTCAGCAGAATTAAATTCAACTGCAGATGTATTAAGCAGAATGCTTAAAAGAAGACATAATGATATGTTGGATTTTGAGATTTCTATACCCATCCAACTTTTAAAACAGCAACAAAAAACCAAGCAGATATTTAATATTGTTTTAAGTATTATTGCTGGTATTTCTTTATTAATTGGCGGTATAGGAATTATGAATATTATGTTGGCGTCTGTTTTAGAGCGAACAAAAGAAATCGGAATTATTAGGGCAATCGGCGCTACCCAAGAAGATGTTATTCTGCAGTTTTTAACAGAATCTGTTTTGGTAAGTATCGGAGGCGGTATTGTTGGAATTTTACTAGGCATTTTTGCCTCCTATATTTTAGAAATAACCACTGGCATAGAAACTATTTTAACTTTAAGTTCCATTCTACTTTCTTTTTTTGTTGCCACCCTTATTGGATTAATTTTTGGCATTGCGCCTGCAAAATCTGCTGCGAGTAAAAGCCCTATTGAAGCTATTAGACACGAATAACTATGAAAAATATTTTAATTACTTTTTGTTTTTTACTATCTATTTACACACATAGTCAACAACAAATTACATTAGACCAAGCTATTGAAATTGCTCAAAAAAAATCTCCTGAATACAAAGCGCTCATCAATCAAAACCAGGCTAGTTATTGGAGATTTAGAAATTTTAAAGCTAGTTTTTTACCACAATTGCGTTTAGATGCTACTTTACCTTCATACTCTAACTCTATCAATAGGCTTACCAATGATCAAGGTGAAGATATTTTTGTACAAACCAATCAATCTAGATTGCAAGGAAATTTATCTTTAAACCAAAATTTAGGTTTTACAGGGGGTACATTATCTTTTAGTTCTCAAGTAGAAAGAGTCGATCTTTTTACAAATGATGCAACTAGATTTGCAGTAGTTCCGTTTTCTATAAACTACAGGCAAAATTCTATCTTTTACAATGAGTTTAAATGGAATAAAAAGATTGAACCCTTACTTTATGAAGAAGCGAAAAGAGATTTTATTGAAGGTATGGAAGCTATTTCTCTTAACACTACCAGAAGGTATTTTGCTTTACTAAAAGCACAAGTTCAAGCAAAAATTGCACAATCTAATTTTTCTAATCAAGATACTTTATTTCAAATTAGTAAAGGAAGATTTAAAATGGGTAAAATTGCTGAAAATGATTTATTGCAAATTGAATTATCCGTTTTAAATTCTAAAAATGAAGTAACCACTAACGAAATTGACATCAAAAGAACCTCGCAAAACTTAGCCCGGTATTTAGATTTAGAAACGGAAAACCTTTTGTTAAACGCCCCCAAAGAATTATCAATATTTACAGTTACAGTAGAAAAAGCTTTAGAGGAAGCTAAATCGAATAGAAAGGCAGTGATTGAATTTAGAAGAAGACGTTTGCAAGCCGAACAAGATGTGGCAGAAGTAAAAGGTAATAATAGACTGCAACTGCGTTTAAATGCTAATTTCGGAATTTCGCAACAAGGTGATGATTTTAATAACTTGTTTCAAGATTATAATCAACAACAAAATGTATCGATTTCTGTGGGAGTTCCTATATTAGATTGGGGGGTTTCTAAATCTAGAAGAAAATTAGTAGAAGCGAACAAAGATTTAGTAAACACCAATGTTGAACAAGATGAACAAGAATTTGAACAAGAGATTTATTTACATACGTTAAACTGGAAAAATCAACGTAACTTTTTAGAAATTGCTCAAAAAGCACAAGAAATAGCTACAAAAAGATACGATATTACTAAAAAGCGTTTTATTTTAGGTAAAATTACGATAACAGATTTAAACATCGCTTTGCAAGAAAAAGATAGAGCTGCTTTAAGTTATTTGAATTCTTTAGAAAAATTTTGGACTGATTACTATACCTTAAGAAGATTAACATTATATGATTTTATCAAAAATGAAAAAATTGAAGTTGCGGATTTAATATATGATTAATCTCTTTATTTTAACATTTTCTTACGATTTTATAATAGTATTTTTGTAGATAAATTCAATGAATTCATTCAACAAAAAATAACAATTTGAAAAAGATTTACTTTCTATTTTTTTTACTATCGCTTTCTATATATAGCCAGGAAAAATTTACAGTCAGTGGCACTGTTTACGATGATATCAGCAACGAAACCCTCATTGGAGTATCTGTATATTTTCCAGAATTAAACGCAGGCACAACCACGAATGAATATGGTTTTTATTCGATCACAATTCCTAAAGGCACTTATAAAGTTCAAATTAGTTACTTGGGTTTTACGACCATTATTGAAACTATCAACTTATCAGAAAAATTAATCAAAAACTTCAATTTAAAAGAGGCATCTGAGAGTTTAGATGAAATTATTATTGAGGCTGATATTGAAAAAATAAATGTTCGTTCTCCTCAAATGAGTGTCAATAAATTAACATCGGCAACCATTAAAAAAATTCCCGTTGTTTTGGGCGAAGCTGATATTATTAAATCTTTGATTTTATTACCCGGCGTTACGAGTGCTGGTGAGGGCGCCTCAGGATTTAATGTAAGAGGCGGAGCTGCAGATCAAAACTTAATTTTATTAGATGAAGCTATTGTTTTTAATTCTTCACATTTATTTGGTTTTTTCTCGGTTTTTAACCCTGATGTAATTAAAGATGTTAAACTATATAAAGGAGGAATTCCTGCTCGTTTCGGAGGAAGATTATCATCCGTTTTAGATATTTATCAGAAAGAAGGAAACAGTAAAGAGTTTAATGTAAATGGTGGCATTGGCTTGGTTTCTTCAAGATTATTAATAGAAGGCCCCATTGAAAAAGAAAAAAGTTCTTTTGTTGTGGCAGGTAGAGCCTCTTATGCGCATTTATTTTTACCGCTTTTTGACAATGATAATAAGGCCTATTTTTACGATTTAAATGGTAAATTCAATTATCGTATTAATGATAAAAATAATGTATTCTTATCTACTTATTTTGGAAAAGATATATTTGGAGTGAGTGATAGCTTTGTGAATGAATATGGTAATAATGTCTTAAACTTGCGTTGGAATCATCTTTTTTCTGATAAAATTTTCTCTAATTTATCTTTAATCTATTCAGATTATTTCTACGGATTAATTCTTGACTTTGTTGGTTTTGAATGGGATTCTGGTATTACAAACTACAATTTAAAATATGATTTTAAACATTATTTAAATGATAAATTTACATTGAGTTATGGTATCAATAATATATACAACAGATTTAATCCTGGCGAAATTATTCCTAATAGAGAAGATTCAGGCATTCAGCCAGAAAAATTAATAGACAAATATGCCAACGAGTTTGCAGTTTATTTAGATGCTGAGCACAAAGTAAGCAACAAATTAAATTTACAATATGGTATTCGTTTTAGTAATTTTACACGTTTAGGGCAAGATGAATTAAATGTTTACGAAAATAATCAAGCGGTTATTTATAACGCAGAATTTAAAAAATATGAGTCCGCAGAAGCAATTGCCACAGAATCTTTTAAAAGAAGCGATGCATTAGCGACCTTTAGTAATTTTGAGCCAAGATTTTCTTTGTCTTATGTGCTGAATGATGCTACCTCAATAAAAGCAAGCTATAACAGAATGGCGCAATATTTACATTTGCTAACCAACACTGCCTCTCCTACTCCATTAGATGTTTGGGCGCCAAGTGGTCGTTTTATAAAACCCCAATTATTAGATCAATATGCGTTAGGATATTTTAAATCCATCAAAAACAGTGATTATTCTTTAGAAACTGAAGTTTTTTATAAAGATATTCAAAATAGAATCGATTATATAAACGGTGCAAATTTAGTTGCCAATAACGAGATTGAAACTGTAATTTTAAACGGACAAGCAAGAGCTTATGGTTTAGAGGTTTTATTCAAAAAGAATGTAGGAGATTTTCAAGGTTGGTTTGCATACACTTTATCAAGATCAGAACAACAAACTTTAGGCAGAACAGCTAACGAGCCGGGTATTAATAATGGTGAATGGTATCATTCTCCTTTTGATAAAACACATGATATTTCTGTAAATACAAGTTATGAGTTGTCTAAAAAATGGTCGTTAAATGCCAACTTTTTACTACAAACTGGCCAACCTACAAATTACCCTGTTGGGCAATATGAAGTGCAAGGTTTAAATGTTCCTATTTTTGATGATAATAGAAGAAATGCAGATAGATTGCCAGCCTATCACAGATTAGATGTATCTGCTACTTTAACCCCTGATAAAAATAAAAATAAAGAATGGCAAGGAGAATGGGTTTTTGGCCTCTATAATGTATATGGAAGACAAAATGCGGCTTCTATCAATTTTAGACAAAATACAGAAACCTTTAGAAATGAAGCAATTCAGACTTCTATTTTTGGTTTAGTACCCTCTGTAACCTACAATTTTAAATTTTAAAGCCATGAAAAAGAGATATATACTACCTTTATTAATGCTAATCTTTTTTGCTAATTGTGAAAAAGTAGTTGATATTGATGTACCTTCTATCGAACCAAAATTAATTATAGATGCTTCTTTTGAAGTGTATTTTGATGAAAGTCCAGTAACAGCAAATACAACTGTAAAATTAAAATTATCTGCCGATTATTTTGATGAAGTCATTCCAACCGTTACCAATGCTACTGTTTTTGTGACCAATTTATCAGACAATACGATTATTAACTATGCTGATACCAATGCAGACGGAAGTTATGAACCCATAACAGCGTTTATCCCACTTGATAATACAGCGTATGAATTAACTGTAATTCATGATAATGAAACCTACAAAGGAAAAGCTACAAAAATAAAATCTACGCCGTTAACAAGTGTTGTTCAAGGAGATGAAACTTTATTTTCTGGAAATGAAACCGAATTAAAAGTAGATTTTACGGATGTAGGACCCGAAGAAAATTTTTATTTATTCGACTTTACAAATAATTTATTTACCTCTATTGAAGACCGTTTCTTTAATAATGTGGATTATAATTTCTCTTATTTTTATGGTGAGGATGATATTGATTTACCAACTGTGGTCACTATAAAAATGTCGGGAATGTCTAAAGACTATTACACTTATTTTAGAATTTTGGTAGGTCAGAGTGGTCAAAATTCTGGAGGTCCTTTTGAAACTGTTCCATCTTCTTTATTAGGTAATATGATCAATACCACAAATGACGATAATTTTCCTTTAGGCTATTTTCATATTGCAGAAACTGATACTTTTACCTTAGTTTTGGTTGATAAAAATGAATAGTAACGAGCTGTATCCTTTAAATATTATCCGCTTAAAGTACTTCGATATTTTATATTTTAGAACATATTTTTTTTACTACTACTTTCTTAAAAGGTTTTTAAAATTTTAAGCTAAAATTGTAAAAAATCA is a window of Polaribacter litorisediminis DNA encoding:
- a CDS encoding NADP-dependent isocitrate dehydrogenase, whose protein sequence is MSKTAKIIYTKTDEAPALATRSFLPIVKAFTKSSNIEFEVKDISLAARILANFSDYLTEEQKVEDALVILGDLVKNPEANIIKLPNISASVAQLKAAIDELQTLGYALPNFPEDPETEEEKNILATYNKVKGSAVNPVLREGNSDRRAPKAIKNYARKNPHSMGSWSPDSKSHVATMSTGDFFSNEKSITIKKPTSISIQHIAENGAVKVLKESFALLEGEIIDATIMSKKALIDFLEEEYEDSLDKNVLFSLHMKGTMMKVSDPIIFGHAVKVFFSDLFKKHGKTFKKIGVDVNNGLGNLLSKLSELPKEKRDEIREDLRYAFDHGPEIAMVNSDRGITNLHVPSDIIIDASMPAMIRTSGKMYNSHGKLQDTKAIIPDSSYAGIYAATIDFCKKNGAFDPTTMGTVPNVGLMAQKAEEYGSHDKTFEIAKAGKVIVVDDTTGKTLIEHAVEEGDIWRMCQTKDLPIQDWVKLAVTRARASKTPAVFWLDKDRGHDAEVIKKVKKYLQNHDTDGLDIRILSPIKATEFTLERIVKGQDTISVSGNVLRDYLTDLFPILEVGTSAKMLSIVPLMNGGGLFETGAGGSAPKHVQQFLEENHLRWDSLGEFLALAVSLEHLGNTTNNPKALVLAETLDEATDTFLEHNKSPSRKVGEIDNRGSHFYLALYWAQGLANQNKNIELKNEFTKLAESLSKNEDKIVSELNEIQGNPVNIGGYFMPNEELANQAMRPNSTLNSFF
- a CDS encoding efflux RND transporter periplasmic adaptor subunit; translation: MNKKRIAIFTSIGLILIYFIYSYFSPAKEGDIYITTKVKKGNFISEVITSGEAQSTSLKKINGPSNLRKFRLNNIKIQDLVAEGSIVKKGDYVGRLDPSGVNEQILDAQLNLETAESKFTQQQLDTTLSLKQERNAIKDLRFSMEETSLELKQSIYEPPATIKKLEINLEKAERDLKEKLENYKIKKRQANAKMVEVGTQVSKIRKKLDDLLKLLKSFTIYSDGNGMITYDKEWDGTKKKVGSDISPWNPTIASLPDLTKMESKTYANEVDIRKIKKDLPVKIGFDAFPDIEMDGIVTDVANVGENKRGSDIKVFQVLIKLNGSNTNIRPGMTTSNKILTFERKDVLSVPLEAIFSKDSITYVYKKTGFSVAKKQVKIGDSNNDSVIILEGLTAEDVVYLNKPEGLDDDQIAKLN
- a CDS encoding ABC transporter permease, giving the protein MIDKIYIEKLKSNFSEAVRVILANKVRTLLTSLGIIFGVAAVITMLAIGSGAEKEILAQLELVGVNNIVITPIPDEAENENTEDETDAGGISPKRFSKGLDMLDVNSIKKNLPSVKKISPEIILETYVIKKGRQSPVKLIGVSSDFFATSNIDIESGKNFSDAQIAYSLPVCIIGKKIEKKLFTGESAIGKQIKVKDVWLQVIGVIEEKFISENAQENLGIRDLNQDVYIPITTFLVRYKDRKIISDKPIETGGGMIFISGDQQGPKKKIPRGNYHQIDKLTIQVNNSAELNSTADVLSRMLKRRHNDMLDFEISIPIQLLKQQQKTKQIFNIVLSIIAGISLLIGGIGIMNIMLASVLERTKEIGIIRAIGATQEDVILQFLTESVLVSIGGGIVGILLGIFASYILEITTGIETILTLSSILLSFFVATLIGLIFGIAPAKSAASKSPIEAIRHE
- a CDS encoding TolC family protein, coding for MKNILITFCFLLSIYTHSQQQITLDQAIEIAQKKSPEYKALINQNQASYWRFRNFKASFLPQLRLDATLPSYSNSINRLTNDQGEDIFVQTNQSRLQGNLSLNQNLGFTGGTLSFSSQVERVDLFTNDATRFAVVPFSINYRQNSIFYNEFKWNKKIEPLLYEEAKRDFIEGMEAISLNTTRRYFALLKAQVQAKIAQSNFSNQDTLFQISKGRFKMGKIAENDLLQIELSVLNSKNEVTTNEIDIKRTSQNLARYLDLETENLLLNAPKELSIFTVTVEKALEEAKSNRKAVIEFRRRRLQAEQDVAEVKGNNRLQLRLNANFGISQQGDDFNNLFQDYNQQQNVSISVGVPILDWGVSKSRRKLVEANKDLVNTNVEQDEQEFEQEIYLHTLNWKNQRNFLEIAQKAQEIATKRYDITKKRFILGKITITDLNIALQEKDRAALSYLNSLEKFWTDYYTLRRLTLYDFIKNEKIEVADLIYD
- a CDS encoding TonB-dependent receptor; this translates as MKKIYFLFFLLSLSIYSQEKFTVSGTVYDDISNETLIGVSVYFPELNAGTTTNEYGFYSITIPKGTYKVQISYLGFTTIIETINLSEKLIKNFNLKEASESLDEIIIEADIEKINVRSPQMSVNKLTSATIKKIPVVLGEADIIKSLILLPGVTSAGEGASGFNVRGGAADQNLILLDEAIVFNSSHLFGFFSVFNPDVIKDVKLYKGGIPARFGGRLSSVLDIYQKEGNSKEFNVNGGIGLVSSRLLIEGPIEKEKSSFVVAGRASYAHLFLPLFDNDNKAYFYDLNGKFNYRINDKNNVFLSTYFGKDIFGVSDSFVNEYGNNVLNLRWNHLFSDKIFSNLSLIYSDYFYGLILDFVGFEWDSGITNYNLKYDFKHYLNDKFTLSYGINNIYNRFNPGEIIPNREDSGIQPEKLIDKYANEFAVYLDAEHKVSNKLNLQYGIRFSNFTRLGQDELNVYENNQAVIYNAEFKKYESAEAIATESFKRSDALATFSNFEPRFSLSYVLNDATSIKASYNRMAQYLHLLTNTASPTPLDVWAPSGRFIKPQLLDQYALGYFKSIKNSDYSLETEVFYKDIQNRIDYINGANLVANNEIETVILNGQARAYGLEVLFKKNVGDFQGWFAYTLSRSEQQTLGRTANEPGINNGEWYHSPFDKTHDISVNTSYELSKKWSLNANFLLQTGQPTNYPVGQYEVQGLNVPIFDDNRRNADRLPAYHRLDVSATLTPDKNKNKEWQGEWVFGLYNVYGRQNAASINFRQNTETFRNEAIQTSIFGLVPSVTYNFKF
- a CDS encoding DUF4249 family protein, with amino-acid sequence MKKRYILPLLMLIFFANCEKVVDIDVPSIEPKLIIDASFEVYFDESPVTANTTVKLKLSADYFDEVIPTVTNATVFVTNLSDNTIINYADTNADGSYEPITAFIPLDNTAYELTVIHDNETYKGKATKIKSTPLTSVVQGDETLFSGNETELKVDFTDVGPEENFYLFDFTNNLFTSIEDRFFNNVDYNFSYFYGEDDIDLPTVVTIKMSGMSKDYYTYFRILVGQSGQNSGGPFETVPSSLLGNMINTTNDDNFPLGYFHIAETDTFTLVLVDKNE